A part of Rhipicephalus microplus isolate Deutch F79 chromosome 8, USDA_Rmic, whole genome shotgun sequence genomic DNA contains:
- the LOC142768245 gene encoding uncharacterized protein LOC142768245 gives MDEFLCHGGLIIDELKLSEHLSVNSEGRIDGFVDLGQFTSDKDKHSCLRNGLLRSDYETPEGRVSLQFVRKALELDGCSVTLQAMHGITGSHTNPNNFEKMRVSLAFQLFGEKVIHGLQLYKSGIEDTCGDITATLKFFKIIHDLVQMMTSRFPAEALRPSSASVEKLRSFQEYLSSWEDHTKGQKGFPSQSTAAGLRVTVSSVLSLLQYLTEKLGYRYLMTSRVSQDPVEHVFGIVRQSSGCNTHPTPQQFISTINCLSFNNLAHSASKGNCEPAVLHALLPANSGAENVPSGKQRLMDKFINSDNVAAVQSSLPQSAPDHASCIISASDNRLTFYIAGYVARKCLLKSGCEECRKLLLMQKESAESLKHLAQLTHMKDRGGLLYPSSLLFKFVHDLEKAFTTCFSLLELPADSILDILSEVKAKQKNGLGCRDHCEGIAAEVIVFYITTRLHFLTKSVNQNSAKKRESAKHLKLSRC, from the exons TGCCTGAGGAATGGACTACTAAGGTCGGACTACGAAACACCTGAGGGCCGG GTTTCTTTACAATTCGTACGCAAAGCCTTGGAACTGGATGGTTGCAGTGTCACATTGCAGGCAATGCATGGAATCACCGGAAGCCACACGAACCCCAACAATTTTGAAAAGATGAGAGTATCTTTAGCTTTTCAGCTTTTCGGAGAAAAAGTGATTCATGGTCTGCAGCTGTACAAGTCAGGAATTGAAGATACCTGTGGTGACATCACAGCTACACTAAAGTTTTTCAA GATCATCCATGACCTTGTGCAAATGATGACTTCACGATTTCCAGCTGAAGCGCTGCGCCCAAGTTCAGCAAGTGTTGAGAAGCTGCGATCGTTTCAGGAGTATCTTTCATCATGGGAAGACCACACGAAGGGGCAGAAAGGATTCCCGAGCCAGTCAACAGCAGCTGGGCTGCGAGTGACAGTGTCAAGTGTGCTTTCTTTGCTTCAGTATCTCACTGAGAAACTAGGCTACAGGTACCTAATGACATCTAGAGTAAGCCAAGATCCTGTTGAGCATGTTTTTGGCATTGTCAGGCAGTCGTCTGGATGTAACACGCACCCAACACCACAGCAGTTTATTAGCACTATCAACTGCTTGAGCTTCAACAATCTTGCTCACTCAGCTTCAAAGGGAAACTGTGAGCCTGCAGTGCTCCATGCCCTTCTACCCGCAAATTCAGGTGCTGAAAATGTTCCATCTGGTAAACAGCGCTTAATGGACAAGTTTATAAACAGTGACAATGTAGCTGCCGTGCAGAGCTCGCTCCCACAGAGTGCGCCAGACCATGCGTCATGCATTATATCTGCCAGTGACAACCGGCTAACATTTTATATAGCAGGATATGTAGCTAGAAAATGCCTACTGAAGTCTGGCTGCGAAGAGTGCCGTAAACTTCTTCTAATGCAAAAGGAGTCTGCTGAAAGTCTCAAACACCTTGCGCAATTGACACACATGAAAGACAGAGGTGGCCTGCTTTATCCGTCTAGCCTGTTGTTTAAGTTTGTTCATGATTTAGAAAAAGCCTTCACAACGTGTTTCAGTTTGCTGGAGCTGCCCGCTGATAGCATACTCGACATTTTAAGCGAAGTTAAGGCAAAGCAAAAAAATGGGCTGGGTTGTCGTGACCATTGTGAAGGCATTGCAGCTGAGGTCATCGTTTTTTACATCACTACTCGTCTGCATTTCCTAACTAAAAGCGTGAACCAGAATAGTGCTAAAAAACGAGAATCAGCCAAGCACCTAAAGCTCAGTAGATGTTAA
- the LOC142768958 gene encoding uncharacterized protein LOC142768958 — protein sequence MKAWMQYARRDDLLSKPASLLYATYRVCSDHFTAQSFMDPGHTRLTRMAVPSVQPAAPCSLSVASSSDCDMAAEAALQGPAVEASKSGSHILRCPYEQGGSSLVAGERISADFVLPEKTLTSHSAVTKGVCVTGKLYVHFNTRVD from the exons atgaaagcatggatgcagtatgctcgacgcgatgatctccttagtaagccggccagcctattgtacgcaacgtacagggtttgtagcgaccattttactgctcaaagtttcatggaccctgggcacacaaggcttacaagaatggctgttcccagtgtgcaaccagctgcaccat gttctctgagcgtcgcttcaagtagtgactgtgacatggctgcagaagctgcactgcaag gacctgcggtagaggcttcaaaaagcggctcccacataTTGAGGTGCCCctatgaacagg gtggcagctcccttgtagctggtgaaagaatttccgctgacttcgtcttgccggagaaaaccttaaccagtcattcagctgtcacaaaaggagtTTGTGTGACCGgcaagttgtatgttcacttcaacaccagggtggattga